DNA from Gemmatimonadaceae bacterium:
GTCATTGAGATGGAAGAAGCCCGGCGGCTCGCCGGTGGCCCGCTCGAACGCGTCGAGCACCGCGGCCTGCGCCGCGGCGCTCTCGTGAATGGCGAACCCCGACGCGAACAGATGACAGGTATCGAGCCCATAGCCGGTGCGATGGCGCAGCGCCGGGGGTACCCGCTCGAGTATACCGGCCACCTCGTCAGGCGTGCGGCCCATGGTGCGGCCGGCGCCCGCGGTGTTCTCCACGAGCAGCCGCGTGCGCCCCTCGGTGCGCTCGAGGGCGTGGGTGATGGCGGCGGCGATGCGGCCCAACGCCGCCGCGCGGTCGTCGTCGGTAGCGGCGCCGGGGTGGAAGCACACGGCACCTACGCCAAGCGCGGTTGAGCGTTCCAACTCCTTGGCCAGCCCGTCGCGGGCGCGCGCCCATTTTTCCGGATCGGGGGTGGCCGTGTTGAGCACGTAGCCAGCGTGGACCACCACGTGGTCAAGCGCGATGGCGGCGTCACCCAGGGCCGCGACAAACCGCGCTACGCGATCGGGTTTGATGGAGACCTTGTCGCCGTAGTACTTGGGGATGGAGGTGAACACCT
Protein-coding regions in this window:
- a CDS encoding deoxyribonuclease IV; translated protein: MTADGGPGRFIGAHTIANGGIHMAVRRAASAHMTALQVFTSIPKYYGDKVSIKPDRVARFVAALGDAAIALDHVVVHAGYVLNTATPDPEKWARARDGLAKELERSTALGVGAVCFHPGAATDDDRAAALGRIAAAITHALERTEGRTRLLVENTAGAGRTMGRTPDEVAGILERVPPALRHRTGYGLDTCHLFASGFAIHESAAAQAAVLDAFERATGEPPGFFHLNDSEGALGSNKDRHALIGQGQIGVEPFRWLLHDPRSAGVPCILETPQEHPGIADDDPAADPWDVEMMELLRKLAE